From a single Salvelinus namaycush isolate Seneca chromosome 14, SaNama_1.0, whole genome shotgun sequence genomic region:
- the LOC120058805 gene encoding emopamil-binding protein-like, with translation MVSAAFKETQSLFTPVTVYSLLACSAQFVVGYILAQIWGRKCSGTDRWVLVWLFYDAIVHITLEGPFVYMSLVGTVATSDNIFAELWKEYGKADERWLHSDPTIVSLDLLTVVLDGILALVLVYAIVKDKHYR, from the exons ATGGTATCGGCAGCGTTTAAAGAAACCCAATCTCTCTTTACTCCCGTGACGGTTTATTCTCTGTTGGCCTGCTCCGCTCAGTTCGTCGTGGGATACATCCTCGCGCAGATATGGGGAAGAAAATGCTCTGGAACTGATAGATGGGTGCTCGTGTGGCTTTTCTACGACGCAATTGTTCATATTACCTTG GAAGGACCCTTTGTTTACATGTCACTTGTTGGAACCGTGGCAACTTCAGACAATATTTTTGCTGAACTTT GGAAGGAGTATGGAAAGGCAGATGAGCGCTGGCTCCACTCTGACCCCACCATCGTCTCCTTGGATCTGCTGACGGTGGTCCTGGACGGCATCCTGGCGCTGGTGCTTGTCTATGCCATCGTCAAGGACAAACACTACAGGTAG